From a single Fusobacterium pseudoperiodonticum genomic region:
- a CDS encoding putative quinol monooxygenase, translated as MLKKLLVGLAMLTSVSMYAVPTLNVYNFEVKNDKEASYKSITEDYVNKTAIEQGVLGLFATTDDRDKLNSYIIEIYNDYLAFSNHTKNQTSADFKAMIPQIAEGNLNTTDVEVQFAKDKKIEQNENTFAVYTVIEVKPENNTEFAEFIKNRAEASFNENGTLLVYVGTDRRSPNKWCVFEVFTDMDSYLNQRAASYSKNFITETKDMVISQKRAELQALKLINQGGLDYKKLY; from the coding sequence ATGTTAAAAAAATTGTTAGTGGGATTAGCTATGCTAACATCAGTTAGTATGTATGCAGTGCCAACATTAAATGTCTACAATTTTGAGGTAAAAAATGATAAGGAGGCTTCTTATAAAAGCATAACAGAAGATTATGTGAATAAGACAGCTATAGAGCAAGGAGTTTTAGGACTTTTTGCAACAACAGATGATAGAGATAAGTTAAATTCATATATCATTGAGATATATAATGATTATTTAGCTTTTTCTAATCATACTAAAAATCAAACTAGTGCTGATTTTAAAGCTATGATACCTCAAATTGCAGAAGGAAATTTAAATACAACAGATGTAGAAGTCCAATTTGCAAAGGATAAAAAAATTGAACAAAATGAAAATACTTTTGCAGTATACACAGTAATTGAAGTAAAACCTGAAAATAATACAGAATTTGCTGAATTTATTAAAAATAGAGCTGAAGCAAGTTTCAATGAAAATGGAACTTTACTTGTATATGTAGGAACTGATAGAAGAAGTCCTAATAAATGGTGTGTTTTTGAAGTATTTACTGATATGGATTCTTATTTAAATCAAAGAGCAGCAAGTTATTCTAAGAATTTTATAACAGAAACAAAAGATATGGTAATTTCACAAAAAAGAGCTGAACTTCAAGCTTTAAAATTAATAAATCAAGGTGGACTAGACTACAAAAAATTATATTAA
- a CDS encoding SMI1/KNR4 family protein gives MSIVEKYLKELKRAYYKNGGKEMWDNFEKIKEGASEEDIKKLKEEYPEVPDSLIELLKNVDGTYFRKYKGETVVFYFLGSDVEEYPYYLLSSSQILESKDDAYKYYADYVDRKYEEVEIDEEIINDSKKMRWLHFSDCMNNGGTSQLFIDFSPSEKGVKGQIVRFLHDPDEIGVIADSFDEYLEKLMEYELDFINEDTME, from the coding sequence ATGAGTATAGTTGAAAAATATCTTAAAGAGTTAAAGAGAGCCTATTATAAAAATGGTGGAAAAGAAATGTGGGATAATTTTGAAAAGATTAAAGAAGGGGCAAGTGAAGAAGATATTAAAAAATTAAAAGAAGAATATCCAGAAGTACCTGATTCTTTAATAGAACTTTTAAAAAATGTAGATGGAACATATTTTAGAAAATATAAGGGAGAAACTGTAGTTTTTTACTTTTTAGGCTCAGATGTAGAAGAATATCCATATTACCTATTATCTTCAAGTCAAATTTTAGAAAGTAAAGATGATGCTTATAAATACTATGCAGATTATGTGGATAGAAAATATGAAGAAGTAGAAATAGATGAAGAAATAATTAATGACTCTAAAAAAATGAGATGGCTGCATTTTTCTGATTGTATGAATAATGGAGGAACATCACAATTATTTATAGATTTTTCGCCATCAGAAAAGGGAGTAAAAGGACAAATAGTTAGATTCTTACATGATCCAGATGAAATAGGAGTTATAGCTGATAGCTTTGATGAGTATTTAGAAAAATTAATGGAATATGAATTAGATTTCATAAATGAAGATACGATGGAATAA
- a CDS encoding glycerophosphodiester phosphodiesterase: MTKNFAHRGFSGKYPENTMLAFQKAVEIGADGVELDVQLTKDGEVVIIHDETIDRTTDGKGYVVDYTYEELSKFDASYIYTGKMGFNKIPTLKEYFELVKDLDFVTNIELKTGINQYLGIEEKVYKLIREYKLEKKVIISSFNHFSVLRMKKIAPELKCGFLSEDWIIDAGAYTASHGIECFHPRFNNLIPEVVEELKKNNIEINTWTVNKEEDIKDLINKGIDILIGNYPDLVKKIINENK; the protein is encoded by the coding sequence ATGACAAAGAATTTTGCTCATAGGGGATTTAGTGGAAAATATCCAGAAAATACTATGCTAGCTTTCCAAAAGGCAGTTGAAATTGGAGCTGATGGAGTAGAACTAGATGTCCAACTTACAAAAGATGGAGAAGTAGTTATAATTCATGATGAAACAATAGATAGGACTACTGACGGAAAAGGCTATGTTGTAGATTATACTTATGAAGAGTTATCAAAATTTGATGCTTCATATATCTATACTGGAAAAATGGGATTTAATAAAATTCCGACACTAAAAGAATATTTTGAATTGGTAAAAGATTTAGATTTTGTTACTAATATTGAATTAAAAACAGGAATAAATCAATATTTAGGAATAGAAGAGAAGGTGTATAAGCTGATTAGAGAATATAAACTGGAAAAGAAGGTCATAATTTCAAGTTTTAATCATTTTTCTGTGTTAAGAATGAAGAAAATAGCTCCTGAATTAAAATGTGGTTTCTTATCTGAAGATTGGATAATAGATGCTGGAGCATATACAGCTTCTCATGGGATTGAATGTTTTCATCCAAGATTTAATAACTTAATTCCTGAAGTTGTGGAAGAATTGAAAAAAAATAATATTGAAATTAATACTTGGACAGTTAATAAAGAAGAAGATATAAAGGATTTAATCAATAAAGGAATAGATATCTTAATTGGTAATTATCCTGATTTAGTGAAGAAAATAATAAATGAAAATAAATAG
- a CDS encoding alanine/glycine:cation symporter family protein, translating into MESLELFLTTVNKWLWGRWLVYVLLALGILYTFTNGFIQVRYFKFIMKKTLVDSFKARNDEKGSGSISTFKAMMVTLAGNVGGGNVVGVATAVAAGGMGAVFWMWVAAFFGMALKYGEIVLSQLYRGKDSEGNLLSGPMYYIRDGLKAPWLGIVIAVLMCTKMMGANLVQSNTISGVLKSNYNVPTWLTGVILICCLMAVVLGGLKRLANIATSLVPIMSIFYVAVGLLVILLNIQAVPGVFKEIFTQAFSMKAAAGGTGGYIIARAMQYGITRGMYSNEAGEGTAPFAHGSAIVDHPCEEGITGVTEVFIDTIIICSITAIVIGVTGIYQSDLSPAVMAIESFGTVWEPLKHLATFALLLFCFTTLMGQWFNAAKSFTYAFGPKVTDKVRFVFPFLCIIGAITKISLVWTIQDVAMGLVIIPNLIALIILFPQVSKQTKDYFSNPKFYPKK; encoded by the coding sequence ATGGAAAGTTTGGAATTATTTTTGACAACCGTAAATAAATGGTTATGGGGAAGATGGCTTGTTTATGTACTTTTAGCATTAGGTATTTTGTATACATTTACTAATGGGTTCATACAAGTTAGATACTTTAAATTTATTATGAAAAAGACTTTAGTTGACTCATTCAAAGCAAGAAACGATGAAAAAGGTTCAGGTTCTATTTCAACATTTAAAGCAATGATGGTAACACTTGCTGGAAATGTAGGAGGAGGAAATGTTGTAGGAGTTGCAACTGCAGTTGCTGCTGGAGGTATGGGGGCTGTTTTTTGGATGTGGGTAGCTGCATTTTTTGGAATGGCTTTAAAATATGGTGAAATAGTTCTATCTCAACTATATCGTGGAAAAGATTCAGAAGGAAACTTACTAAGTGGACCAATGTACTATATTAGAGATGGATTAAAAGCTCCTTGGTTAGGAATTGTTATAGCAGTTTTGATGTGTACAAAGATGATGGGAGCAAATTTAGTACAATCTAATACTATATCAGGAGTTTTGAAATCTAATTACAATGTTCCTACTTGGTTAACAGGAGTAATTTTAATTTGTTGTTTGATGGCAGTTGTATTAGGTGGATTAAAAAGACTTGCTAATATAGCTACTTCATTAGTTCCTATAATGTCAATATTCTATGTTGCAGTAGGATTATTAGTAATATTATTAAATATCCAAGCAGTTCCAGGAGTATTTAAAGAAATATTCACACAAGCCTTTTCTATGAAAGCGGCAGCAGGTGGAACAGGAGGATATATTATAGCAAGAGCTATGCAATATGGTATAACACGTGGTATGTACTCAAATGAAGCTGGGGAAGGAACAGCACCTTTTGCACATGGTTCAGCAATAGTAGATCATCCTTGTGAAGAAGGAATAACAGGTGTAACAGAAGTATTCATAGATACTATAATAATTTGTTCTATAACAGCAATAGTTATTGGAGTAACAGGAATCTATCAATCTGATTTAAGCCCAGCTGTAATGGCAATAGAATCTTTTGGAACAGTATGGGAACCACTAAAGCATTTAGCAACATTTGCACTTTTACTTTTCTGTTTCACAACTTTGATGGGACAATGGTTCAATGCAGCTAAAAGTTTTACTTATGCTTTTGGTCCTAAAGTTACAGATAAGGTAAGATTTGTATTCCCATTCTTATGTATAATTGGAGCTATAACAAAAATAAGTTTAGTTTGGACAATACAAGACGTTGCAATGGGATTAGTTATAATACCTAACTTAATTGCATTGATAATTTTATTCCCACAAGTTAGTAAACAAACAAAAGATTATTTTTCTAATCCAAAATTTTATCCTAAAAAGTAG
- a CDS encoding helix-turn-helix domain-containing protein: MTIDEIKKLIQNGEKIDVEFKESKNALTKDVFDTVCSFNNRNGGHILLGINDKRDIVGVSEDRVDKVMKEFITSINNPQKIYPPLYLLPEVFEIDSKKIIYIKVPEGYQVCRHNGKIWDRSYEGDINITNHAELVYKLYARKQGSYFVNKVYPNFDIEFLDTTVIDKARKMAINRNKNHVWGNMSDEELLRSANLILIDPETKCEGITLAAILLFGKDNSIMSVLPQHKTDAIFRVENKDRYDDRDVVITNLIDSYDRLIAFGQKHLNDLFVLDGIININARDRILREIVSNTLAHRDYSSGFPAKMIIDNEKIMIENSNLAHGMGVLSLQKFEPFPKNPTISKVFREIGLADELGSGMRNTYKYTKLYSGADPLFEERDVFRTIIPLKKIATQKVGGNDVAQDVAQDVAQDVAQDKIALAEFIKEKIRGNDKITRKMIANEAGVSIKTIERVIKEIDNLKYVGRGSNGHWELIE; the protein is encoded by the coding sequence ATGACAATAGATGAAATAAAAAAATTAATTCAAAATGGAGAGAAGATAGATGTTGAATTTAAAGAATCTAAAAATGCTTTAACAAAAGATGTCTTTGATACAGTATGCTCTTTTAATAATAGAAATGGGGGACATATTTTACTTGGTATAAATGATAAAAGAGACATTGTTGGTGTTAGTGAAGATAGAGTAGATAAGGTTATGAAGGAATTTATAACATCTATAAATAATCCACAAAAGATATATCCACCACTTTATTTATTACCAGAAGTCTTTGAGATTGATAGCAAAAAAATAATTTATATAAAAGTACCTGAAGGTTATCAAGTATGTCGACACAATGGGAAAATATGGGATAGATCTTATGAAGGAGATATCAATATAACAAATCATGCAGAACTTGTTTATAAGTTATATGCAAGGAAACAAGGAAGTTATTTTGTAAATAAGGTATATCCAAACTTTGATATTGAATTTCTTGATACTACTGTTATTGATAAAGCTAGAAAAATGGCAATTAATCGAAATAAAAATCATGTTTGGGGAAATATGAGTGATGAGGAGCTTCTACGAAGTGCAAATCTTATTCTGATAGATCCAGAGACAAAGTGTGAGGGTATTACATTGGCAGCTATTTTGTTATTTGGAAAAGATAACTCTATTATGTCGGTACTTCCACAGCATAAAACTGATGCAATATTTAGAGTTGAAAATAAAGATAGATATGATGATAGAGATGTTGTAATAACAAATTTGATTGATAGTTATGATAGACTTATAGCATTTGGACAAAAGCATTTAAATGATTTGTTTGTCTTAGATGGAATTATAAATATCAATGCAAGGGATAGGATACTTAGAGAAATTGTTTCTAATACACTGGCTCACAGAGATTATTCGAGTGGTTTCCCAGCAAAAATGATTATTGACAATGAGAAAATTATGATTGAAAATAGTAATTTAGCTCATGGCATGGGAGTGTTGAGTTTACAAAAGTTTGAACCTTTCCCTAAAAATCCTACGATTTCAAAGGTATTTAGAGAAATAGGACTTGCTGATGAGCTTGGTTCAGGTATGAGAAATACCTATAAATATACAAAATTATATTCAGGTGCTGATCCTCTGTTTGAGGAGAGGGATGTATTTAGAACGATTATTCCTTTGAAGAAAATAGCAACTCAAAAAGTTGGGGGAAATGATGTCGCTCAGGATGTCGCTCAGGATGTCGCTCAGGATGTCGCTCAGGATAAGATAGCTCTTGCAGAGTTTATAAAAGAAAAAATAAGAGGAAATGATAAGATTACAAGGAAAATGATTGCAAATGAAGCTGGGGTTAGTATAAAGACTATAGAAAGAGTTATTAAAGAAATAGATAATCTAAAATATGTAGGTAGAGGAAGTAATGGGCATTGGGAACTGATTGAATAA
- a CDS encoding Eco57I restriction-modification methylase domain-containing protein, which produces MNNLFNQKLLIQKAQEEINLSDYFEKRKILNNWINSLEKGILSKSKEEEFQGEFLNDIFSLILGAVNKSSGNDEWNLQRESKTRIDGVIGFFDVNGKDDVRAVIELKGPTISLDQRQKRSGDTRTPVEQAFNYAPKYGKNCQWVIVSNYKEIRLYRSNDMTEYEVFFLENLKDDLEFQKFIYILSFEALVGTANKKAKALELSEEYQKNQIEIEKKFYNEYKNIRLHIFENMKENNPETDENTLLEKVQKLLDRFLFICFCEDKGLLEKDFFNTILKKGKDFGSIFDIFKVFCNWINLGNPKENISHFNGGLFKNDDVLNSLNIDDKVFEELKKISDYDFDSDLNVNILGHIFEQSISDIEELKKSISGEEFDQKKSKRKKDGIFYTPQYITKYIVENSIKNWLDDKRKELGEDDLPKLNEKDYIFDIAKKNYTKNYRKHIEFWQQYREAVRNIKIIDPACGSGAFLITAFEFLLNYNKYLDDKIFDLVGTSDLFSDRTKKILQNNIFGVDLNKESVEITKLSLWLKTADKNKTLASLENNIKCGNSLIDDPEIAGNLAFNWEKEFPEIFANGGFDIVVGNPPYVKEDIGKNAFNGLHQHLCYQGKMDLWYFFGWLALTISKKESAYISFIASNNWITNDGASKFRNKINDCATIFEYIDFNNFMIFEEAQIQTMIYIMKNDNKLEKYKFKYSKILNNKIAKEEIMHFLQKLENNNFEYFDVDINRVDYKDKLFNFNSEKNRNVLNKIKANANFYLKKEEIFSGIDIGQDFINAKSLEILGDDFKIGDGIFNLSEEEYNSYNFFNNEKEIIKPFYTTKEVNRYYFNEKNKYWVIYTTSKFKNPQEIIDYPNIKKHLDKFSKVITSDNKPYGLHRARNEEIFKGEKILSIRKHERPAFSYVTLDTYVNRTFNIIKTDRVNLKYLLVLLNSKLTKFWLKEKGKMQGDIFQVDITPIISIPLIIVSKDQEAFISLSEKMLSLNRELQDLSQKFQRMLLRKFDLEKLSTKLQEWYLLDFSDFIKELKRLKVKLSLSQESEWEEYFLEEKSKAIAIDSEIKNTDKEIDSMVYRLYDLTDEEIKIIEEE; this is translated from the coding sequence ATGAATAACTTATTTAATCAGAAATTATTAATACAGAAAGCTCAAGAAGAAATAAATTTAAGTGATTATTTTGAAAAAAGAAAAATTTTGAATAATTGGATAAATAGTTTAGAAAAGGGAATCTTATCTAAATCTAAAGAAGAAGAATTTCAAGGTGAGTTTTTAAATGATATTTTTTCTTTAATTTTAGGAGCTGTAAATAAATCTAGTGGGAATGATGAATGGAATCTACAAAGAGAGTCTAAAACAAGAATAGATGGAGTAATAGGCTTTTTTGATGTAAATGGAAAAGATGATGTAAGAGCAGTAATTGAATTAAAAGGTCCTACAATTTCTCTTGACCAAAGACAAAAAAGAAGTGGAGATACAAGAACTCCAGTAGAACAAGCATTTAATTATGCTCCAAAATATGGAAAGAACTGTCAATGGGTTATTGTTTCAAACTATAAGGAAATAAGACTATATAGATCTAATGATATGACAGAATATGAAGTTTTCTTCTTAGAGAATTTAAAAGATGATTTAGAATTTCAAAAATTTATCTATATACTATCTTTTGAAGCCTTGGTTGGAACTGCTAACAAAAAAGCTAAAGCCCTTGAGCTATCTGAAGAATATCAAAAAAATCAAATTGAAATAGAAAAGAAATTCTATAATGAATATAAAAATATTAGACTTCATATTTTTGAAAATATGAAAGAAAATAATCCTGAAACAGATGAGAATACTTTACTTGAAAAAGTACAAAAACTTTTGGATAGATTCCTATTTATTTGTTTTTGTGAAGATAAAGGTTTATTAGAAAAAGATTTTTTTAATACTATTTTAAAAAAAGGTAAAGATTTTGGAAGTATTTTTGATATTTTCAAAGTATTTTGTAATTGGATAAATTTAGGAAACCCTAAAGAAAATATTTCTCATTTCAATGGTGGACTCTTTAAAAATGATGATGTCCTAAATAGTTTGAATATAGATGATAAAGTTTTTGAAGAGTTAAAGAAAATATCAGACTATGATTTTGACTCAGACTTGAATGTCAATATTCTAGGACATATTTTTGAGCAATCTATAAGTGATATTGAAGAGTTAAAGAAATCTATTTCTGGAGAAGAATTTGATCAAAAGAAATCTAAAAGAAAAAAAGATGGTATATTCTATACTCCACAATATATAACAAAATATATAGTAGAAAATTCTATCAAGAATTGGTTAGATGATAAAAGAAAAGAATTGGGAGAAGATGACTTACCAAAACTTAATGAAAAAGACTATATTTTTGATATAGCTAAGAAAAATTATACAAAAAACTATAGAAAACATATTGAATTTTGGCAACAATACAGAGAAGCTGTAAGAAATATTAAGATTATTGACCCTGCTTGTGGTTCAGGAGCCTTCTTAATAACAGCTTTTGAATTTTTACTAAATTATAATAAGTATTTAGATGATAAAATTTTTGATTTAGTAGGTACAAGTGATTTATTCTCTGATAGAACTAAGAAAATTTTACAAAATAATATCTTTGGTGTGGATTTAAATAAGGAAAGTGTGGAAATTACAAAACTTTCTCTTTGGCTGAAAACAGCTGATAAAAATAAGACTCTTGCAAGTTTAGAAAACAATATAAAATGTGGAAACTCATTAATAGATGACCCTGAAATAGCTGGAAACTTAGCTTTTAATTGGGAAAAAGAATTCCCTGAAATCTTTGCTAATGGAGGCTTTGATATTGTTGTTGGGAATCCACCTTATGTAAAAGAGGATATAGGAAAAAATGCTTTTAATGGTTTACATCAACATTTATGCTATCAAGGAAAGATGGATTTATGGTATTTTTTCGGTTGGCTAGCATTAACTATAAGTAAAAAAGAATCTGCATATATTAGTTTTATTGCTTCTAATAATTGGATTACTAATGATGGTGCAAGTAAATTTAGAAATAAAATTAATGACTGTGCTACAATTTTTGAATATATTGATTTTAATAACTTTATGATTTTTGAAGAAGCACAAATACAAACTATGATTTATATAATGAAAAATGACAATAAGTTGGAAAAATATAAATTTAAATATTCAAAGATTTTAAATAATAAAATTGCTAAAGAAGAAATAATGCATTTTTTACAAAAATTAGAAAATAATAATTTTGAATATTTTGATGTTGATATAAATAGAGTTGATTATAAAGATAAGTTATTCAATTTTAACAGTGAAAAAAATAGAAATGTGCTAAATAAAATCAAAGCAAATGCTAATTTTTATTTAAAAAAAGAAGAGATATTTTCTGGAATTGATATAGGACAAGATTTCATAAATGCCAAATCTTTAGAAATTTTAGGTGATGATTTTAAAATAGGTGATGGTATTTTTAACTTATCTGAAGAAGAATATAATAGTTATAATTTTTTTAATAATGAAAAAGAAATTATCAAACCTTTTTATACTACCAAAGAAGTAAATAGATACTATTTTAATGAAAAAAATAAATATTGGGTTATATATACAACTTCAAAATTTAAGAACCCTCAAGAAATTATTGACTATCCAAACATAAAAAAACATTTGGATAAATTTTCAAAAGTAATAACTTCAGATAATAAACCTTATGGATTGCACAGAGCAAGAAATGAAGAAATTTTTAAAGGAGAAAAAATTTTATCAATCCGAAAGCATGAAAGACCAGCATTTTCGTACGTTACCTTGGATACTTATGTTAATAGAACTTTTAATATCATAAAAACTGACCGAGTAAATTTAAAATATTTACTTGTGTTATTAAACTCCAAGTTAACAAAATTTTGGTTAAAAGAAAAAGGAAAAATGCAAGGTGATATTTTTCAAGTTGATATTACGCCCATTATTTCAATACCATTGATTATAGTTTCAAAAGATCAAGAAGCTTTTATTTCTTTATCTGAAAAAATGTTATCTTTAAATAGAGAACTACAAGATTTATCTCAAAAATTTCAAAGAATGTTATTGAGAAAATTTGACTTAGAAAAGTTATCAACTAAACTTCAAGAATGGTATTTATTAGATTTTTCAGATTTCATTAAAGAATTAAAAAGACTAAAAGTAAAATTATCTCTTTCACAAGAAAGTGAATGGGAAGAATATTTCTTAGAAGAAAAGTCAAAGGCAATAGCTATAGATTCAGAAATAAAAAATACTGACAAAGAAATTGATTCTATGGTTTATAGACTTTATGACTTAACTGATGAAGAAATCAAAATAATTGAAGAAGAGTAA
- a CDS encoding DUF2185 domain-containing protein, with protein MKKYVENAASCIVTKSILNGETKFRWLFREEPLNNIDTGWMAFGDSDNDEYVNDPKNLSVVDLNTLINIEPTILNVYEMPVGTDLIFIEEDGEKYFINAKTNEQIREKVKSPFTIAFEKNLDFLRKDEYSKEFIENLFTESDRISLDTIGEADFPTGQVIIADPLCYLHSEENRKILDRTIPIGKYEVELAILNSKTISKRVAGARLKIKNDKIIRYEQTQNKSSKLNGFGVDAGLASFCDATVAEEYTKFYSNNDYFIKLLQGKQFIDWEIPGTNHKIAMFETGFGDGYYMSLYGLNEKDEVCELVIPFINPELID; from the coding sequence ATGAAAAAATATGTTGAGAATGCTGCTTCTTGTATTGTAACAAAATCTATATTGAATGGTGAAACTAAATTTAGATGGTTATTTCGTGAAGAACCTCTTAATAATATTGACACTGGTTGGATGGCTTTTGGTGATAGTGATAACGATGAATATGTAAATGATCCTAAAAATCTTAGTGTCGTTGATTTAAACACTTTAATTAATATAGAACCTACTATTTTAAATGTCTATGAAATGCCAGTAGGAACTGATTTAATCTTTATAGAAGAAGATGGAGAGAAATATTTTATCAATGCAAAGACTAATGAGCAAATAAGAGAAAAAGTAAAATCACCTTTTACGATAGCTTTTGAAAAGAATCTAGACTTTTTGAGAAAAGATGAATATTCAAAAGAATTCATAGAAAATCTTTTTACAGAATCAGATAGAATAAGCCTAGATACTATTGGAGAAGCTGATTTTCCAACAGGACAGGTAATTATTGCTGACCCTTTATGTTATTTACATAGTGAAGAAAATAGAAAAATCTTGGATAGAACTATTCCTATTGGGAAATATGAGGTTGAACTTGCAATTTTAAACTCAAAAACTATTTCTAAAAGAGTGGCAGGAGCAAGATTAAAAATTAAAAATGATAAGATTATTCGTTATGAACAGACTCAAAATAAGTCTAGTAAATTAAATGGCTTCGGTGTTGATGCTGGACTAGCTAGTTTCTGTGATGCTACTGTTGCAGAAGAATATACTAAATTTTACTCTAATAATGATTACTTCATTAAACTTCTTCAAGGAAAACAATTTATAGATTGGGAAATTCCTGGAACAAATCATAAAATTGCAATGTTTGAAACAGGTTTTGGAGATGGTTACTATATGAGTTTATATGGACTTAATGAAAAAGATGAAGTTTGTGAATTAGTTATACCTTTCATTAATCCTGAACTTATTGATTAG
- a CDS encoding homoserine O-succinyltransferase yields MPIRVANDIPAKNQLTEEGIIFMEETRANTQDIRPLNILILNLMPKKEETETQLLRLIGNSPLQINVEFLMVKNHESKNTNLSHIEKFYQYFDDIKDNFYDALIITGAPVEQMEYEEVDYWKELQKIFEWSKTHVFSCLHICWAAQARLYNDYKIAKTIQPTKVFGVFQHEITESSNPLIRGFSDVFLAPHSRHTHIDENKLASTKELEILAKSEVGSLLISTEDLRKIFITGHLEYDRETLLGEYRRDKDKGLEIQVPVNYFPNDDDTKKPLQTWKTTAHLFYHNWLNAVYQLTPYDLKDLAK; encoded by the coding sequence ATGCCAATTCGTGTTGCAAATGATATACCGGCTAAAAATCAATTAACAGAAGAAGGAATTATTTTTATGGAGGAAACTCGTGCTAATACACAAGACATTCGTCCATTAAATATTTTAATATTAAATCTAATGCCTAAAAAAGAAGAAACTGAAACTCAATTACTTCGTCTTATAGGAAATTCACCTTTACAAATAAATGTTGAATTTCTTATGGTAAAAAATCATGAATCTAAAAATACAAATTTGAGCCATATAGAAAAGTTCTATCAATATTTTGATGATATAAAAGATAATTTCTATGATGCTTTAATAATTACAGGTGCTCCTGTTGAGCAGATGGAATATGAAGAAGTAGACTATTGGAAGGAATTACAAAAAATATTTGAATGGAGTAAAACTCATGTTTTCTCATGTTTACATATATGTTGGGCAGCACAAGCTCGTCTATATAACGACTATAAGATTGCTAAAACAATACAACCTACAAAAGTTTTTGGAGTATTTCAACATGAGATAACTGAATCATCTAATCCTTTAATTCGTGGATTTAGTGATGTATTCTTAGCACCTCATTCAAGACATACTCATATAGATGAAAATAAGCTAGCTTCTACAAAAGAACTAGAAATTTTAGCAAAATCAGAAGTAGGTTCTTTACTTATAAGTACTGAAGATTTAAGAAAAATCTTTATTACAGGACATTTAGAATATGATAGAGAAACTTTATTAGGAGAATATAGAAGAGATAAGGACAAGGGACTAGAAATACAAGTACCTGTAAATTATTTTCCAAATGATGACGATACTAAAAAACCTTTACAGACTTGGAAAACAACAGCACATTTATTCTACCATAATTGGTTAAATGCTGTTTACCAATTAACACCTTATGATTTAAAAGACTTAGCTAAATAA